Proteins co-encoded in one Camelus bactrianus isolate YW-2024 breed Bactrian camel chromosome 6, ASM4877302v1, whole genome shotgun sequence genomic window:
- the RASGRP1 gene encoding RAS guanyl-releasing protein 1 isoform X4 produces the protein MFKMDASLANTMEEFQELVKANGEELHCRLIDTTQINARDWSRKLTQRIKSNTSKKRKVSLLFDHLEPEELSEHLTYLEFKSFRRISFSDYQNYLVNSCVKENPTMERSIALCNGVSQWVQLMVLSRPTPQLRAQVFIKFIQVAQKLHQLQNFNTLMAVIGGLCHSSISRLKETSSHVPHEINKVLGEMTELLSSCRNYDNYRRAYGECTHFKIPILGVHLKDLISLYEAMPDYLEEGKVNVHKLLALYNHINELVQLQEVAPPLEANKDLVHLLTLSLDLYYTEDEIYELSYAREPRNHKAPPLTPSKPPVVVDWASGVSPKPDPKTISKHVQRMVDSVFKNYDHDQDGYISQEEFEKIAASFPFSFCVMDKDREGLISRDEITAYFMRASSICSKLGLGFSHNFQETTYLKPTFCDNCAGFLWGVIKQGYRCKDCGMNCHKQCKDLVVFECKKRAKNSAAPTENSTSVGPTSSLCSLGVKDLLHAPEEGAFTFPNGEAVEHSEESKDRTIMLMGVSSQKISVRLRRTVAHKATQTESPSWLGGEGPSGHFVLSSPRKTAQDTLYVLPSPTSPCPSPVLVRKRAFVKWENKESLIKSKEELHHLRLPTYQELEQEINTLKADNNALKIQLKYAQKKIETLQLARSNHVLAQMEQGDCS, from the exons ATGTTTAAAATGGATGCCAGCTTGGCAAACACTATGGAGGAGTTCCAGGAACTGGTGAAAGCCAATGGCGAGGAGCTGCACTGCCGCCTGATCGACACAACTCAAAT CAATGCCCGCGACTGGTCCAGGAAACTGACTCAAAGGATAAAATCAAACACCAGCAAGAAACGGAAAGTCTCCCTGCTGTTTGACCATCTGGAACCAGAGGAGCTATCCGAGCACCTTACCTACCTGGAGTTCAAGTCCTTCCGGAGGATATCG TTCTCCGATTATCAGAACTACCTTGTGAATAGCTGCGTGAAGGAGAACCCCACCATGGAGCGGTCCATTGCCCTGTGTAACGGCGTCTCCCAGTGGGTGCAGCTGATGGTTCTCAGCCGCCCCACCCCGCAGCTCAGGGCTCAAGTCTTCATCAAGTTCATCCAGGTGGCACAG AAGCTCCACCAACTACAGAACTTCAATACGCTGATGGCTGTGATAGGAGGGCTGTGTCACAGCTCCATCTCCAGGCTCAAGGAGACAAGTTCACATGTCCCGCATGAAATCAATAAG GTTCTGGGTGAGATGACCGAGCTGCTGTCCTCCTGCAGAAACTACGACAACTACCGGCGCGCCTACGGGGAGTGCACCCACTTCAAGATCCCCATCCTGGGGGTGCACCTCAAGGACCTCATCTCCCTGTACGAAGCCATGCCTGACTATCTAGAGGAGGGGAAGGTCAATGTCCACAAGCTGCTGGCCCTTTACAATCATATCAATGAACTGGTCCAGCTGCAAGAGGTGGCCCCACCCTTGGAGGCCAACAAGGACTTGGTGCACCTGCTGACG TTATCCCTAGATCTCTACTACACTGAGGATGAGATCTACGAGCTTTCCTATGCCCGGGAGCCCAGGAACCACAAAGCCCCC CCACTAACACCTTCAAAGCCACCAGTAGTAGTGGACTGGGCCTCTGGAGTATCTCCCAAACCTGACCCAAAGACCATAAGCAAACACGTCCAGAGGATGGTGGAC TCTGTCTTCAAGAACTATGATCATGACCAGGATGGATACATTTCTcaggaagagtttgagaagattGCTGCgagttttccattttccttctgtGTGATGGACAAGGACAG GGAAGGCCTCATCAGCAGAGACGAGATCACGGCCTACTTCATGAGGGCCAGCTCAATCTGCTCCAAGCTGGGCCTGGGCTTCTCTCACAACTTCCAAGAGACCACCTACCTGAAGCCCACTTTCTGTGACAACTGCGCTGGATTT ctctggggaGTGATCAAACAAGGATATCGGTGTAAAG ACTGCGGGATGAACTGCCACAAACAATGCAAAGATCTGGTTGTGTTTGAGTGCAAGAAGCGAGCCAAGAACTCAGCAGCTCCCACAGAGAACAGCACGTCTGTGGGGCCAACGTCCAGCCTTTGCTCGTTGGGAGTCAAAGATCTGCTCCACG CACCCGAGGAAGGCGCGTTCACATTCCCTAACGGGGAGGCAGTGGAACACAGTGAGGAGAGTAAGGATCGGACCATCATGCTCATGGGAGTGTCCTCACAGAAGATTTCTGTGCGGCTGAGGAGGACTGTCGCACACAAGGCCACCCAGACCGAATCACCGTCTTGGCTTGGCGGCGAGGGTCCTTCTGGTCACTTCGTGTTGTCTTCCCCAAGGAAGACAGCCCAGGACACACTGTATGTGCTGCCCAGCCCTACATCTCCATGTCCCAGCCCAGTCCTGGTCAGAAAGCGGGCTTTCGTCAAGTGGGAGAATAAAGAATCCCTCATAAAATCAAAGGAGGAGCTCCATCACCTCAGACTCCCGACCTACCAAGAGCTGGAACAG
- the RASGRP1 gene encoding RAS guanyl-releasing protein 1 isoform X2 → MMVSLGHLAKGASLDDLIDSCVQSFDADGNLCRSNQLLQVMLTMHRILISSADLLQKVITLYKDALAKNSPGLCLKICYFVRYWITEFWIMFKMDASLANTMEEFQELVKANGEELHCRLIDTTQINARDWSRKLTQRIKSNTSKKRKVSLLFDHLEPEELSEHLTYLEFKSFRRISFSDYQNYLVNSCVKENPTMERSIALCNGVSQWVQLMVLSRPTPQLRAQVFIKFIQVAQKLHQLQNFNTLMAVIGGLCHSSISRLKETSSHVPHEINKVLGEMTELLSSCRNYDNYRRAYGECTHFKIPILGVHLKDLISLYEAMPDYLEEGKVNVHKLLALYNHINELVQLQEVAPPLEANKDLVHLLTLSLDLYYTEDEIYELSYAREPRNHKAPPLTPSKPPVVVDWASGVSPKPDPKTISKHVQRMVDSVFKNYDHDQDGYISQEEFEKIAASFPFSFCVMDKDREGLISRDEITAYFMRASSICSKLGLGFSHNFQETTYLKPTFCDNCAGFLWGVIKQGYRCKDCGMNCHKQCKDLVVFECKKRAKNSAAPTENSTSVGPTSSLCSLGVKDLLHAPEEGAFTFPNGEAVEHSEESKDRTIMLMGVSSQKISVRLRRTVAHKATQTESPSWLGGEGPSGHFVLSSPRKTAQDTLYVLPSPTSPCPSPVLVRKRAFVKWENKESLIKSKEELHHLRLPTYQELEQEINTLKADNNALKIQLKYAQKKIETLQLARSNHVLAQMEQGDCS, encoded by the exons ATGCAGATGGAAACCTGTGTCGAAGCAACCAATTGTTGCAAGTCATGCTGACCATGCACCGAATTCTCATTTCCTCTGCTGACCTGCTCCAAAAAGTTATCACCCTATAT AAGGATGCCTTGGCAAAGAATTCACCAGGGCTTTGCCTGAAGATCTGCTATTTTGTAAG GTATTGGATAACGGAATTCTGGATCATGTTTAAAATGGATGCCAGCTTGGCAAACACTATGGAGGAGTTCCAGGAACTGGTGAAAGCCAATGGCGAGGAGCTGCACTGCCGCCTGATCGACACAACTCAAAT CAATGCCCGCGACTGGTCCAGGAAACTGACTCAAAGGATAAAATCAAACACCAGCAAGAAACGGAAAGTCTCCCTGCTGTTTGACCATCTGGAACCAGAGGAGCTATCCGAGCACCTTACCTACCTGGAGTTCAAGTCCTTCCGGAGGATATCG TTCTCCGATTATCAGAACTACCTTGTGAATAGCTGCGTGAAGGAGAACCCCACCATGGAGCGGTCCATTGCCCTGTGTAACGGCGTCTCCCAGTGGGTGCAGCTGATGGTTCTCAGCCGCCCCACCCCGCAGCTCAGGGCTCAAGTCTTCATCAAGTTCATCCAGGTGGCACAG AAGCTCCACCAACTACAGAACTTCAATACGCTGATGGCTGTGATAGGAGGGCTGTGTCACAGCTCCATCTCCAGGCTCAAGGAGACAAGTTCACATGTCCCGCATGAAATCAATAAG GTTCTGGGTGAGATGACCGAGCTGCTGTCCTCCTGCAGAAACTACGACAACTACCGGCGCGCCTACGGGGAGTGCACCCACTTCAAGATCCCCATCCTGGGGGTGCACCTCAAGGACCTCATCTCCCTGTACGAAGCCATGCCTGACTATCTAGAGGAGGGGAAGGTCAATGTCCACAAGCTGCTGGCCCTTTACAATCATATCAATGAACTGGTCCAGCTGCAAGAGGTGGCCCCACCCTTGGAGGCCAACAAGGACTTGGTGCACCTGCTGACG TTATCCCTAGATCTCTACTACACTGAGGATGAGATCTACGAGCTTTCCTATGCCCGGGAGCCCAGGAACCACAAAGCCCCC CCACTAACACCTTCAAAGCCACCAGTAGTAGTGGACTGGGCCTCTGGAGTATCTCCCAAACCTGACCCAAAGACCATAAGCAAACACGTCCAGAGGATGGTGGAC TCTGTCTTCAAGAACTATGATCATGACCAGGATGGATACATTTCTcaggaagagtttgagaagattGCTGCgagttttccattttccttctgtGTGATGGACAAGGACAG GGAAGGCCTCATCAGCAGAGACGAGATCACGGCCTACTTCATGAGGGCCAGCTCAATCTGCTCCAAGCTGGGCCTGGGCTTCTCTCACAACTTCCAAGAGACCACCTACCTGAAGCCCACTTTCTGTGACAACTGCGCTGGATTT ctctggggaGTGATCAAACAAGGATATCGGTGTAAAG ACTGCGGGATGAACTGCCACAAACAATGCAAAGATCTGGTTGTGTTTGAGTGCAAGAAGCGAGCCAAGAACTCAGCAGCTCCCACAGAGAACAGCACGTCTGTGGGGCCAACGTCCAGCCTTTGCTCGTTGGGAGTCAAAGATCTGCTCCACG CACCCGAGGAAGGCGCGTTCACATTCCCTAACGGGGAGGCAGTGGAACACAGTGAGGAGAGTAAGGATCGGACCATCATGCTCATGGGAGTGTCCTCACAGAAGATTTCTGTGCGGCTGAGGAGGACTGTCGCACACAAGGCCACCCAGACCGAATCACCGTCTTGGCTTGGCGGCGAGGGTCCTTCTGGTCACTTCGTGTTGTCTTCCCCAAGGAAGACAGCCCAGGACACACTGTATGTGCTGCCCAGCCCTACATCTCCATGTCCCAGCCCAGTCCTGGTCAGAAAGCGGGCTTTCGTCAAGTGGGAGAATAAAGAATCCCTCATAAAATCAAAGGAGGAGCTCCATCACCTCAGACTCCCGACCTACCAAGAGCTGGAACAG
- the RASGRP1 gene encoding RAS guanyl-releasing protein 1 isoform X3, protein MLTMHRILISSADLLQKVITLYKDALAKNSPGLCLKICYFVRYWITEFWIMFKMDASLANTMEEFQELVKANGEELHCRLIDTTQINARDWSRKLTQRIKSNTSKKRKVSLLFDHLEPEELSEHLTYLEFKSFRRISFSDYQNYLVNSCVKENPTMERSIALCNGVSQWVQLMVLSRPTPQLRAQVFIKFIQVAQKLHQLQNFNTLMAVIGGLCHSSISRLKETSSHVPHEINKVLGEMTELLSSCRNYDNYRRAYGECTHFKIPILGVHLKDLISLYEAMPDYLEEGKVNVHKLLALYNHINELVQLQEVAPPLEANKDLVHLLTLSLDLYYTEDEIYELSYAREPRNHKAPPLTPSKPPVVVDWASGVSPKPDPKTISKHVQRMVDSVFKNYDHDQDGYISQEEFEKIAASFPFSFCVMDKDREGLISRDEITAYFMRASSICSKLGLGFSHNFQETTYLKPTFCDNCAGFLWGVIKQGYRCKDCGMNCHKQCKDLVVFECKKRAKNSAAPTENSTSVGPTSSLCSLGVKDLLHAPEEGAFTFPNGEAVEHSEESKDRTIMLMGVSSQKISVRLRRTVAHKATQTESPSWLGGEGPSGHFVLSSPRKTAQDTLYVLPSPTSPCPSPVLVRKRAFVKWENKESLIKSKEELHHLRLPTYQELEQEINTLKADNNALKIQLKYAQKKIETLQLARSNHVLAQMEQGDCS, encoded by the exons ATGCTGACCATGCACCGAATTCTCATTTCCTCTGCTGACCTGCTCCAAAAAGTTATCACCCTATAT AAGGATGCCTTGGCAAAGAATTCACCAGGGCTTTGCCTGAAGATCTGCTATTTTGTAAG GTATTGGATAACGGAATTCTGGATCATGTTTAAAATGGATGCCAGCTTGGCAAACACTATGGAGGAGTTCCAGGAACTGGTGAAAGCCAATGGCGAGGAGCTGCACTGCCGCCTGATCGACACAACTCAAAT CAATGCCCGCGACTGGTCCAGGAAACTGACTCAAAGGATAAAATCAAACACCAGCAAGAAACGGAAAGTCTCCCTGCTGTTTGACCATCTGGAACCAGAGGAGCTATCCGAGCACCTTACCTACCTGGAGTTCAAGTCCTTCCGGAGGATATCG TTCTCCGATTATCAGAACTACCTTGTGAATAGCTGCGTGAAGGAGAACCCCACCATGGAGCGGTCCATTGCCCTGTGTAACGGCGTCTCCCAGTGGGTGCAGCTGATGGTTCTCAGCCGCCCCACCCCGCAGCTCAGGGCTCAAGTCTTCATCAAGTTCATCCAGGTGGCACAG AAGCTCCACCAACTACAGAACTTCAATACGCTGATGGCTGTGATAGGAGGGCTGTGTCACAGCTCCATCTCCAGGCTCAAGGAGACAAGTTCACATGTCCCGCATGAAATCAATAAG GTTCTGGGTGAGATGACCGAGCTGCTGTCCTCCTGCAGAAACTACGACAACTACCGGCGCGCCTACGGGGAGTGCACCCACTTCAAGATCCCCATCCTGGGGGTGCACCTCAAGGACCTCATCTCCCTGTACGAAGCCATGCCTGACTATCTAGAGGAGGGGAAGGTCAATGTCCACAAGCTGCTGGCCCTTTACAATCATATCAATGAACTGGTCCAGCTGCAAGAGGTGGCCCCACCCTTGGAGGCCAACAAGGACTTGGTGCACCTGCTGACG TTATCCCTAGATCTCTACTACACTGAGGATGAGATCTACGAGCTTTCCTATGCCCGGGAGCCCAGGAACCACAAAGCCCCC CCACTAACACCTTCAAAGCCACCAGTAGTAGTGGACTGGGCCTCTGGAGTATCTCCCAAACCTGACCCAAAGACCATAAGCAAACACGTCCAGAGGATGGTGGAC TCTGTCTTCAAGAACTATGATCATGACCAGGATGGATACATTTCTcaggaagagtttgagaagattGCTGCgagttttccattttccttctgtGTGATGGACAAGGACAG GGAAGGCCTCATCAGCAGAGACGAGATCACGGCCTACTTCATGAGGGCCAGCTCAATCTGCTCCAAGCTGGGCCTGGGCTTCTCTCACAACTTCCAAGAGACCACCTACCTGAAGCCCACTTTCTGTGACAACTGCGCTGGATTT ctctggggaGTGATCAAACAAGGATATCGGTGTAAAG ACTGCGGGATGAACTGCCACAAACAATGCAAAGATCTGGTTGTGTTTGAGTGCAAGAAGCGAGCCAAGAACTCAGCAGCTCCCACAGAGAACAGCACGTCTGTGGGGCCAACGTCCAGCCTTTGCTCGTTGGGAGTCAAAGATCTGCTCCACG CACCCGAGGAAGGCGCGTTCACATTCCCTAACGGGGAGGCAGTGGAACACAGTGAGGAGAGTAAGGATCGGACCATCATGCTCATGGGAGTGTCCTCACAGAAGATTTCTGTGCGGCTGAGGAGGACTGTCGCACACAAGGCCACCCAGACCGAATCACCGTCTTGGCTTGGCGGCGAGGGTCCTTCTGGTCACTTCGTGTTGTCTTCCCCAAGGAAGACAGCCCAGGACACACTGTATGTGCTGCCCAGCCCTACATCTCCATGTCCCAGCCCAGTCCTGGTCAGAAAGCGGGCTTTCGTCAAGTGGGAGAATAAAGAATCCCTCATAAAATCAAAGGAGGAGCTCCATCACCTCAGACTCCCGACCTACCAAGAGCTGGAACAG